One Coffea eugenioides isolate CCC68of chromosome 2, Ceug_1.0, whole genome shotgun sequence genomic window, GCTCTTCTTGTTGTTGGACGACAAACCAAGGAAACGTGTAGTGCATGCTACAGCTCTTACGGGCAGGCACTGGGTCGATTCCATTTCATCTTTTTTTCTCCACCATCTATCTATCTCTGTGGTTTCTAGTGGCCTCTTTTCTTCTATCAATCTATAATAAAGCGAACAAGAAAGCACTCCGCACGGTTTCCGCAGTTACATGCCTCAACAAACACCAATGTGTCATCTAGCGGGCCAGAATGAATGGGGGATCAATGCGTCGTCGTATAGCATCAAAATGCAAGTGGATACAGaagcaattcacttcaaattcaAGCCATGTGTGTAGAATTGAAGGGAAAATTCATAATGAAGTATTGATGAAGTGGTGATCACATTAGACATCTTACCCCCCCCCCCATACACACACaaatacaccaaaaaaaaatccagaatttttttaactacttttttttatctcacatatatcacattatTAAAAAACtgttatagtattttttttcaaaaaattatcccaaataacaTACTACTATTTCCACTTGATTGCAACCCAATAGTACTTGTGCcccttgtttttcttcttattGCCCAAGTCACCACTCACCACACATCTATTCTCTCTCCGGTTCGCCTCGtttgtttccttgatattttatttattttccctCCCTTTCACAAAAACCCCTAAACTGATTTTCATTCTCCTCCGCTCTTCCCTAACTCTGTCTTCCAACTCCTCTATCTCGTCACAGTGTTATCTTCTTTCCTTCTCATGGAGAGAGCGGCTCTTTTACGCTCTCTTTCTTCTACTTCTCAGCTCGCTGGCTCCAGAATATTCTGCCGTTCTTTACACCGATTACCACGCTTCTCTCCTAAACGACACCGTCCACTTGCAAAAACTCAGCAACGATCGATTCTCCCGTGCCGTCATCACCTTCCCTTGCTCACCGCTGTCTCACATCCTTCACTTCATTTCCGAAGAGACTTCTCCCCTTACTCCATCAGAGCTATTGCCACATCAGCACCACAGTCCTCTCCAGgcatttaattttattgtttttaaaCTCAATCCCCGTTTTGTTAATTGGTATGTTTTGCTGCTGGAATTTAGTTTTATCCTTTTAATCTGTGGATGCTACTGTAGAGGCGCTTGGCGCGGATGATGACGTGGCTGACAAGCTTGGTTTTGATAAGGTGTCGGAGCAGTTTATTGAGGAGTGTAAATCGCGAGCTATTTTGTATAAGCACAGGAAGACGGGAGCTGAAATTATGTCGATTTCAAATGACGATGAGAACAAATGCTTTGGCATTGTCTTCCGGACACCTCCGTAAGGATGACTAAATGCTATTTAGCTCGTATTTTTTTTCATCTACCTATGTATCGCATCACCCAATGCGCTTTTTATTATCTGGCTTATCTACGCAGTTTTCCATCTGTACTTTGGACTGGTTGGGCCTGTCATGATTTATGATGATTCGTAGTATTTATGTAGTGATGAGTTATGAGGGTGAATTAATTGAGGCATatatattttgtattttgtgGTTTTGCCGAGGAAGCAAGTAGGAGCATATTTTCCTACTAGCATGCATGACACGGATTGAATGTTTGCATGAAATTAGAGCTAAAGATGTCAAGAGAGGTCAAATTGGCGATCCTTGTTGAGGAATTTTACAAACTAGAGCATGTGGAAGCAAGCTTTCAGTAAAAGGTTGTTTGTGAAACACATCGTTTTGCATCTGCTAATGCAAGATATCTGTTGGTTGGACAGTCCCTTGTACAATTGCATTCTGTTTTCATGTTCATTTTTGTCACTTGGAGATGGAAGAAGATAGTGTTTTGTCAATCTGCACAGTGCTGCAACTTCTTTGGCTGTACTCCTTGAACGTGTCCATGCTTTTGTTCAGCATCAGATAGTGCATCACAGTTCTAATCTATAATAAGTAGCAGCACTATATGTTGAGTGATGAATAATGTCAATAGTTCTTTATTGGATTCAAGAAATTACCCTTGTTCATgtcttgaaaattttgatgcaGGAAGGATTCTACAGGAATTCCTCACATCTTGGAGCACAGTGTCCTGTGTGGTTCAAGAAAGTATCCCTTGAAAGAACCATTTGTTGAGTTATTAAAAGGGAGTTTGCATACATTTTTAAATGCATTTACCTACCCAGATAGGACTTGCTATCCAGTAGCTTCAACAAATACAAAGGTCTGAAAATTTCATCAAGTTTCTTTGAGAACTTATATTTGGTTTTTGTTGTTCTTATTCCCAACTGATGGTAAATGGTTTTACTGTCAAAACAGGACTTTTATAATTTGGTTGATGTATATTTAGATGCTGTCTTTTTTCCTCAATGTGCGGACAATCTCCAGATATTTCAACAAGAGGGGTGGCATTATGAGCTGAATGACCCTTCTGACGATATAACATTTAAAGGTTCATAGAACACTATTTGAATCATATCAAATTGTTTTAGTTAATCATATCAAATTGTTTTAGTCATAGAACACTATTTGAATCATTTCAAATTGTTTTAAAGGTTCATAGAACACTATTTGATCCTTTCAGAAGTTAATTTTCAGACTGGAATATGAAATGCATTCTTTTTCATGTCCTTATAATGTTACTTAAAAAAGCATGAAGCTACAGCTTCAAATGACAACCGACAAACTTATGGCATTGTCAAACTCAGGTGTTGTCTTCAATGAAATGAAAGGTGTTTATTCCCAGCCTGATAACATCTTAGGCAGGACTTCCCAGCAGGTGAGCTGCATCACTCTTCTCCTCCTCATTctattttcttgcttttctGGAAGGAATGCTTTTGTGCTTGGACTTTTGAGTATTCTGTCATGATACTATTTGCTTGAATTTATGATTGAATAGTTCTGCTGAATTGCTAACTGTATTCTGCACTGTAAATGCAATAATTATTGTCTTGAGCATTTGTAATGTTAATCTTTCACTTTGGTGGTTGCAGGCTCTTTTCCCAGACAATACATATGGTGTTGATAGTGGTGGTGACCCTCAAGTTATTCCCAAGCTAACATTTGAGGAGTTTAAGGTTTTCTCAGCGTCCTGCTCCTATTTCCCGCGttaaatatttcttttcaagtgaCTTTTTTGCTTATGAGATGTATTTTACTGGGTGCCACtacatttttgtttttttcttaaTGAAAGCATGTAATAGTTTATAAAGCATAAAGAAGCAAATGAATTATCATATTGACAGCAATCTTTGGCTGTTTGAAGCTCTATCTTATGACATAAGTATCTTACACGATATCAATTGTACTTGGTAGATTGTACGATATAATAATTTTGATGCCTGTTTCTTAATCAGTTGAATGAAAACCACCATCTCCTTTTCTTGTGTGCCTGAGATAATTACCTTAAATAACTGCTGCTAGCGGTCCATTATTTGGAAAAGTattttgaacttttgaaaaagTATTTTGAACTTTTGAATATTGGTATGCCATGAGAATTATTTTCATTTCTACATTTCTAAAGAGAATGTGATAATTAAGTTCCAGGAGAATGCTGAGTTGGATGGCTTAATTTGGACCAAAAGTGTTAACTTCGATTTGTTGCAAGCTTCAAAAAAGCTTAGTTATACCAATCAGATGATTAATTGAACggcttatttcatgattttcacaCATGCTTTTGAAGAGGGGACCTTTGAACATGAATGATCCTTTACCCTTGCAGAAAACTAGAATGTTTCTAGTTTCTGGCTTACTTTTAGTGGATAAAAGTATCAATTAGCAGACAGAACATATTTTTTGCTGGCAAAGTGCTGCAAAGCTCACACTGAGGGCAGAAAAATTAGCGCTTAAAAAGTTAGTATCTTATCCATATATGTGTACATATTCACATGGACACAAACATGAGCAGCCTCATGCCAGGTGAAGATTCCCCATAAATGACTCATTTGTGATCAACATGTTGGTTTTGGTAGATGGAATGTCTAAGGTCTCAAACTTCCTTTTTGCATAGATGCCTGGCTGGATGTGAATATGTATACTAATTGGTCCATGTGTATACCTATTATGTTACTTTCATGCCTGTGCATTTACTGCATGGAGTTAAGATGAGTAGTGAAAACAATAACTTCATGTCTGTTGCATATTGATCTATAAGTTTCTTATGCAGGAGTTTCATCGCAAATATTACCATCCCAGCAATGCCAAGATATGGTTCTATGGAGATGATGACCCAAACGAACGCCTACGTATTTTAAGTGGTGCTGTTTTTACTTCTTATTCATTAGTTTTTCTGGATCTGGTTTGTGAAATGTTGTTTTTGTGGTGTTCATTTTCTAGCTACCTTGAGAGAATATATTCTTGTTGCTTTTGCCAAATTTGGACCAACAGGAAAATCTGATGGGTCCTAGTTTATGCTGGTCAAATAACAAGATAATTTCCTTGTACTTTATACCCATCCTGGGAAGCACACATATTATAGAGAAGGACTTGAATTTGTGTTATGCTAATTTCTTCGATTCATTAAACTTAGTATCTAAATTCTTAAATTCATGAGAAAAGAGTTAGCTGTGGTGTACCTGGATGAACAATACATCTTGATTCGTTTAACGCTATCAATCCTTTTGAGCCGTTTGTATGTAAAAGCCTCTGACCACATTTTGAGGTGTGTTTGCTCCAAATAGGAAATATCAAGTCACTCTTTgacatgtttggaaatttgttGATTACTTAGCAGACACTTTTTGAGCCAAATGGGATTATAATTCTCACCAtgtaatcttttattttttcctcaaGGAAAAAAGCACTGGACACCTTATTGGATCAGTTTTACAATTTTATAAACGTAACTTTGGTAGTCTACGACTAACTATTGGACAAAATGAACTTGTTGGTGCCCTTgagatattttcttttattgttaAAAGATTTACTCCATCTACAGTAGGATCATGTATAATGTTCCTCAAAAAAATTGACATAAACTCCCTCCAATATCCGAAAATGGGCTCAGCTCGCTGTTTTGAGGTATTATATGCATATAAATACTTTTTTTACTCATGCAGAATGAATATGGTGGTgcatatttttgtttatttaattacCCAAGATGTCTTGATGACGCTGTATCCTATTTTTGCGAGCCCTTGTTATGCATTTCCTGTTTTTCATATTTAACACCAGGTAATTTGCTAATTATATGTCTAACTGTGGCCTTTTGGGAGGTGGCAAGTTGAATTGATGGTTTTGATGTGCATGAGAATATGACTTTATCTCCTTAAAATGCCTTAACTTACAACCTTCAAATTTTATTCCTCCAATGAAGTTATTCTTCCTTGTTAGCACATCCCATTTTAATTTACGGTGAAAATTCACCTTATATACCAAGATAGTAATGCTAAATTTCTCTGCAAGTTAGCTAAGGGGGTGTTATCATGTGCTTAATCTTCTTTGAAAGTAGCACTTCTCTTCAGTAACACTTAAATATCTGATGTTCCATTTTCTGGATGCAGAATACCTAGACATGTTTGATGCAAGTTCAGCTCCTAATGAATCAATAATTCAACCACAGAAATTATTTTCAGAGCCAGTTAGGATTGTTGAGAAATATCCTGTTGCAGAAGGCGATGATTTGAAGAAGAAGCACATGGTTTGCCTTAATTGGCTACTCTCTGAGAAGCCACTAGACTTGGAAACTGAGCTTGCCATGGCTTTTTTGGACCATCTACTAATTGGCACCCCTGCTTCTCCTTTGAGAAAAATTCTGCTGGAAAGTGGTTTAGGGGAGGCTCTTGTTGGGGGTGGGATTGAAGATGAGCTCCTTCAGCCCCAGTTTAGTATTGGACTGAAGGGTGTCCAGGAAGATAACATTCAAAAGGTAGAAGAACTAATCATGAAGTGTTTAAAACAATTAGAAGAGGATGGTTTCGATTCAGATGCTGTGGAAGCATCATTGAACACGATTGAGTTCTCTCTTAGAGAAAATAACACTGGCTCATTCCCGCGTGGCTTAGCCCTGATGCTTCGTGCCATTGTAAGGATGCACTTCTTGAATAATCCAACTTGGGTTTTACCATTCTGTGTTTTTCTTGATTGTATTTTCctctaatttattttttattttctgttttGGGATCCCCTTTTTGCAGGGAAAATGGATTTATGATATGGATCCTTTTGAACCATTACAATATCAGAAGCCTCTAATGAACTTGAAAGCAAGATTAGCAGAGGAAGGCTCCAAAGCTGTTTTTTCTCCACTAATAGAAAGGTTTATGTTGAAGAATCCACACCGGGTAACTGTTGAAATGCAGGTGACCTCTCATTAACAAAAAGGTTATAGGCTTTGGATAATGTACTTTTAAAGTTTGTATTACGGAAATAAAGAACAATTTGGGTTGTGACAGCCCGATCCTGAGAAAGCTTTTCATGATGAAGAAGCAGAGAAACAGATCTTAAACAAAGTCAAAGCAAGCATGACACAGGAGGATCTTGCTGAGCTGGCACGTGCAACAGAGGAGTTGCGGTTGAAGCAGGAAACCCCTGATCCACCAGAAGCTCTAAAAAGCGTACCAAGCCTATCCCTCGAAGATATCCCTAAAAAACCTACGCATGTGCCCACTGAGGTGATGATAACCCAGTTGATGGTGAAGTTGATAATATTTATATGCATTACTTTCTTAACCCATTACTAAACTTACAAATTGCAGGTTGGGGATATTAATGGCGTAAAAGTTTTGCAGCATGACCTCTTCACAAATGATGTTCTGTATGCAGAAGTTGTCTTTAACATGAGCTCATTGAAGCAAGAGCTGCTTCCTTTGGTTCCACTTTTCTGGTTAGTTGCCAGTTTGGATGGTTAATTGATACTTTTCTATGCCATTTGTTTTTGTCCGTTTGATACCCATCATCCTATTGTAGGTTACGCCGGTTTTGAGGTTAAAAAATCTAGTTTCCCGAAGTTTTTGCCATTTTTTTGGGCTTTCTGAACGTCTTGAGATGGCCATTTAAATTTAgtagagaagaaagaagaaaaacaaagttcaataaataaataaataaataaaagagaagaaCAAAATAGATAGAGAAGAAAGTACAAGAAAGGAAGTGAAACAATGTAGGCTGTGAAAAATCATCTGGAGATGGTGCATGGACTTACTGCTCATTATTTGTTATATTGAATATCTAATGCTGCTTCAATAATCATGATATTGGTAACATGTCACTGTTGAGTTGTAAGGGAAACCCTTAAGCTAAAGTATGGTCTCTTCAATTTGACTTATTTATCACTAGCATGGCAGACCAATTAGATGCTCTTTATGCAGGGTCAGTAATGTCCATAACTATACATTTGCAAATCATGTAGCTTTACAGGATTTGTCTATTGGGCTACACTTACACTTTCTCCCATTTTAACAAGGCTTCACTTTATTGTAACCTACAAAAGTCATGGAGTTAATGAATGAAGCCTTCTATTTGTCAAAGAAAGGCTGTGCACAACTAGGCTTTCTGAGACTTTCCACGTTGGCCTTGACTGGGTTGCCCTTGTGGCTGCACTTTTCTGTGTCAAGCAGCCAGTTTTTTGCGTCTCTTTTATAGCTGGAGTGAATTGCAGGTAAcccttttttttggggtttaaGGGCAACTAATCCCCTAGCATAGTGAAAGAGGCAATTTAGACTTTGCGATCTAAACCTTGGTGAGATTTTTAAGCGTGAAATAGGCAACTTACAGGTCAAAAATGGTATTTAAGTTTAACAGAAAGGTCAACTTTTTAGGATTTATACTTGGTAGGTAATCTGGAAACTGGTTTCTGGATTTCTCAGTCTCTGTACTGGTTGCTCTAATCTTCCATGTAATGTGTTAAACAGTCAGGCACTAAAGGAGATGGGCACAAAGGATATGGACTTTGTACAACTAAACCAATTGATGGGAAGAAAAACTGGAGGCATATCAATCTACCCATTCACATCATCAGTGCAGGGCAAGGAGGATCCATGTACTCACATGGTAATTCGAGGGAAAGCCATGTCCTCACGAACTGAGGACCTTTTTAACTTGGTAAAATCCTTTTCTCATGTTGGCAACTGGAGAGTAATTTCTGTTCATTGTTGTAAACTGTCTGAGAATGAAAGAGTGCCTAACATTTGGTAGTGCTCATTCATCTTTCATTGTCAGGCACTTCCTTTTCACAAAAAATGATCAATGGACCTGTTTCTACTAAGTTTCTAAATATGACAATGGCTAATTGGGGTTTTTATTTAACATTCTTTTTTTCATCACGGGTGCTTTTGAAATTTGAGGGAGAAGACAAAGGAGTCTATTTGTGATTTCGAAATCATAAGGGGTCAAGATGTCATAACCAAAATCTTTTTAATAATCATAATCTTGTTGTAAAGCAAATTCACTTTTGAGCAACCAGTGGCCTTTGGACAATCAACTGACAAAGATCATGAATTGGTTATTTGTAGATGAACCGCCTTCTTCAAGATGTCCAACTCACAGACCAAAAGCGTTTTAAGCAATTTGTCACTCAAAGCAAAGCAAGAATGGAGGTATCTATCAAAGTCATTGCACAATATATGATTTCTGTTCTACCTGTTAACCTTGCAAGTTGTTTGCTGTAGAATCGGTTGAGAGGAAGTGGTCATGGTATTGCGGCTTCTAGGATGGATGCGAAGCTTAATGCTGCTGGATGGATCGCGGAACAAATGGGTGGTGTCAGGTGATACAATTGAATGTCTTcatttattttgcatttctaCTTCTATAATTGTCAACTTTGTGCCTTGTAAATATTTAGTACCATTACtcatttaagaatttttgtagcaTGTTACATCCCTTTTTAAGCTTTGCTCCTCCTGTTCTGCATTTCTAAGTTCTGTGAACTTAGTACTTTAAACAACTCTTTGCTGGATTAGTTCATTCCTGTAGCTTGTTTTGGTATGGATGTGGTGAAATGTCACATGCTTTTGTTTATCTTATTGAGCATTGTAGGTTTTTGATTTGTTGAGGTTTTAAATTTTAACTTGTAAAGGGAAAAAGTGGTTCTCTATGAAAAATGGATTTAATGAGTTTGTTATCTGTAATGATTGCAGCTACCTTGA contains:
- the LOC113762368 gene encoding presequence protease 2, chloroplastic/mitochondrial-like, whose translation is MERAALLRSLSSTSQLAGSRIFCRSLHRLPRFSPKRHRPLAKTQQRSILPCRHHLPLLTAVSHPSLHFRRDFSPYSIRAIATSAPQSSPEALGADDDVADKLGFDKVSEQFIEECKSRAILYKHRKTGAEIMSISNDDENKCFGIVFRTPPKDSTGIPHILEHSVLCGSRKYPLKEPFVELLKGSLHTFLNAFTYPDRTCYPVASTNTKDFYNLVDVYLDAVFFPQCADNLQIFQQEGWHYELNDPSDDITFKGVVFNEMKGVYSQPDNILGRTSQQALFPDNTYGVDSGGDPQVIPKLTFEEFKEFHRKYYHPSNAKIWFYGDDDPNERLRILSEYLDMFDASSAPNESIIQPQKLFSEPVRIVEKYPVAEGDDLKKKHMVCLNWLLSEKPLDLETELAMAFLDHLLIGTPASPLRKILLESGLGEALVGGGIEDELLQPQFSIGLKGVQEDNIQKVEELIMKCLKQLEEDGFDSDAVEASLNTIEFSLRENNTGSFPRGLALMLRAIGKWIYDMDPFEPLQYQKPLMNLKARLAEEGSKAVFSPLIERFMLKNPHRVTVEMQPDPEKAFHDEEAEKQILNKVKASMTQEDLAELARATEELRLKQETPDPPEALKSVPSLSLEDIPKKPTHVPTEVGDINGVKVLQHDLFTNDVLYAEVVFNMSSLKQELLPLVPLFCQALKEMGTKDMDFVQLNQLMGRKTGGISIYPFTSSVQGKEDPCTHMVIRGKAMSSRTEDLFNLMNRLLQDVQLTDQKRFKQFVTQSKARMENRLRGSGHGIAASRMDAKLNAAGWIAEQMGGVSYLEFVRGLEEKVDNEWPEIASSLEEIRNSLFSKDRCLINLTADGKNLASAEKYISNFLDLLPRSSSVESFAWSARLPSTNEAIVIPTQVNYVGKAANLYDAGYQLKGSSYVISRYISNTWLWDRVRVSGGAYGGFCDFDTHSGVFSFLSYRDPNLLKTLEVYDGTSDFLRQLEMDDDSLTKAIIGTIGDVDSYQLPDAKGYSSLLRHLLGITEEERQRRREEILSTRLSDFREFAAVIEAVKDKGVVVAVASPDDVEAAHKEHPAFFEVKKAL